The following coding sequences are from one Balneolales bacterium ANBcel1 window:
- the nfo gene encoding deoxyribonuclease IV gives MTAHPGKWIGAHVSAAGGVDNAPLNARAIEANAFALFTKNQRQWKAKPLDPGAVEAFRERCGELGFTGRQILPHNSYLINPGHPESEGIEKSRAALLDEMQRCEQLGIPQINIHPGSHLRKISETECLVRIAESVNIMLDKTAGVAVVLENTAGQGSNLGNRFEHLAEIIDQVGDKERVGFCIDTCHAHAAGYDMRTADAYREMMEEADRVIGLKWLRGMHLNDAKSELGSRVDRHAPLGLGTMGEEPFRLIMNDNRLDGIPMILETTEPDRWKQEIAWLRSLQII, from the coding sequence ATGACCGCACATCCCGGAAAATGGATTGGTGCGCATGTGAGTGCTGCAGGAGGGGTGGATAACGCCCCTCTGAATGCCCGTGCCATTGAGGCAAACGCGTTTGCCCTGTTTACGAAAAACCAGCGGCAGTGGAAGGCCAAACCGCTCGATCCCGGAGCGGTGGAAGCTTTCAGGGAGCGGTGCGGAGAGCTGGGCTTTACCGGCCGGCAGATACTGCCGCACAACAGCTATTTGATCAATCCGGGTCACCCTGAAAGCGAGGGCATCGAAAAATCACGCGCCGCCCTTCTGGATGAAATGCAGCGCTGTGAGCAGCTGGGCATTCCCCAGATCAACATCCACCCGGGAAGCCATCTTCGCAAGATCAGTGAAACCGAGTGCCTGGTGCGTATCGCCGAGAGCGTCAACATCATGCTGGATAAAACCGCCGGTGTTGCGGTGGTGCTCGAGAATACGGCCGGTCAGGGGAGCAACCTCGGCAACCGCTTCGAACACCTGGCCGAGATTATCGACCAGGTCGGCGACAAGGAGCGGGTCGGCTTCTGCATTGATACCTGCCACGCGCACGCGGCGGGATATGACATGCGCACAGCCGATGCGTACCGGGAGATGATGGAGGAGGCCGATCGTGTAATCGGACTCAAATGGCTGCGAGGCATGCACCTGAACGATGCAAAATCGGAGCTGGGCAGCCGGGTTGACCGGCATGCCCCGCTTGGGCTCGGTACCATGGGAGAAGAGCCGTTCCGGCTGATCATGAACGACAACCGCCTGGATGGCATCCCGATGATACTCGAGACCACCGAACCGGACCGCTGGAAACAGGAAATTGCCTGGCTGCGGTCGCTTCAGATCATTTGA
- a CDS encoding T9SS type A sorting domain-containing protein: MKPLRILLATILVTTFASQITSAQEFLYAGGPLNETSSWVENGGAHPDDFSTPGQQFRISDHDPHTDGDWTLSGEGSSLIIDTDEDIVFAAGYTVTLDGITISFTGNAGGDLEAQGDLTLAGTIAWEYDDTGDVWSFDYRDDGDQTITAGEEAHLLVYNFRSDKEEGSLDLVAAEPGGTVLQTYNNFRTNYRDGSLFRDNGNRIVVGDDIRIRGGADNYDFTGTLEHRVHDGNSDYEEVVAELNNLYIHVRGDGNPRFRDDEEYTRDIIIRSDLIVDMESSGDFEFNDVRLTIGEDFRITHHRPAGTGDDDDAEMDMDDAEIHVGGDFIVSVSKEEPDGDENIDMDDAVVHVTGNLQITASDNGEFDFDASSVTVEGDMELIQTDYGIIDLDESVLAVDGNLLIDVNGFEDFEMGEAVVTVGGHMEIIHHRPEGADGNGEVDADDVTIETGGDFIIRLSKFEEDGDENIDIDNAVVTVGGNFYVFADANGEFDLDDSRVTVPAGYVRMEASENGIIDLDNGTLIVHGDVTFVLDGSGVLDLDDSILELSGSLVVDAPVEAVIMTDEFTARFFGDSDQSVSGLAGRHYHVLEIDKDGGHVSLPQTLTVNELFFATLENNASLSDDGGNIRISHWFALQGHAESFDLQGSVTLLEVPEPVDDGEEAVAKHVPGSHDTADDPQGELRFEYQQVSPVDVAFELFVQAEMDTASAGNAELFTLSEINAVASGTVLFSEAAPVFLVRQQPEGPAGQVILSELTWRLPDDDPFPTDSETTPGVPEEISLEQNYPNPFNPATTIRYELPEHSDVRLAVYDLLGRQVASLVQGQRAAGRHQITFDASHLSSGAYIYRLEAGGLTLTRQMMLLK, translated from the coding sequence ATGAAACCCCTCCGTATACTGCTTGCAACGATTCTTGTCACCACCTTTGCCTCTCAAATCACATCCGCACAGGAGTTCCTGTACGCTGGCGGGCCGCTCAACGAAACCTCCAGCTGGGTGGAAAACGGCGGTGCTCACCCCGACGATTTTTCTACTCCGGGACAGCAATTCCGTATATCGGACCATGATCCGCATACCGATGGCGACTGGACCCTTTCGGGGGAAGGAAGCTCGCTGATCATCGACACGGATGAAGACATAGTGTTTGCAGCCGGTTATACGGTGACCCTGGATGGTATCACCATCTCGTTTACGGGTAATGCGGGTGGCGACCTTGAAGCGCAGGGGGATCTCACTCTGGCAGGTACTATTGCCTGGGAGTACGACGACACCGGGGATGTCTGGAGTTTCGATTACCGGGATGACGGCGACCAGACCATCACCGCCGGCGAAGAGGCGCACCTCCTGGTTTACAATTTCCGCTCTGACAAGGAAGAGGGCTCCTTGGATCTGGTGGCCGCGGAACCGGGCGGAACCGTACTCCAGACCTATAACAACTTCCGCACCAACTATCGCGACGGGTCGCTCTTCCGCGACAACGGCAACCGGATTGTCGTAGGCGACGACATCCGTATTCGTGGCGGCGCTGATAATTACGATTTCACAGGTACTCTCGAACACCGGGTGCACGACGGCAACTCCGACTATGAAGAGGTTGTCGCCGAACTGAACAATCTGTACATCCATGTCCGTGGCGACGGTAACCCCCGTTTTCGTGATGATGAGGAGTATACCCGGGATATCATTATCCGGTCGGACCTTATCGTGGATATGGAAAGCAGCGGCGACTTCGAGTTCAATGATGTCCGGCTCACCATCGGCGAAGACTTCCGGATCACCCATCATCGTCCAGCCGGCACCGGTGACGACGACGACGCCGAAATGGACATGGATGACGCGGAAATCCATGTCGGGGGCGATTTTATCGTGTCCGTCTCCAAAGAGGAACCGGACGGTGATGAAAACATCGACATGGACGACGCCGTGGTTCACGTAACCGGCAACTTGCAAATCACCGCCTCCGATAATGGAGAGTTCGATTTCGACGCCTCATCCGTTACGGTGGAAGGGGATATGGAGCTGATCCAGACCGACTACGGCATCATCGACCTGGACGAGTCCGTGCTGGCTGTGGACGGCAACCTGCTTATCGATGTTAACGGATTCGAGGACTTTGAAATGGGTGAAGCAGTGGTTACCGTTGGCGGCCATATGGAGATCATCCATCACCGCCCGGAAGGTGCCGACGGCAACGGCGAAGTGGACGCGGATGATGTGACTATTGAAACCGGAGGCGACTTCATTATCCGCCTCTCAAAATTTGAAGAGGATGGTGACGAAAATATTGATATAGATAACGCCGTGGTTACCGTTGGCGGCAATTTTTACGTCTTTGCCGATGCAAACGGAGAGTTCGACCTGGACGATTCCCGTGTTACCGTTCCCGCTGGATATGTGCGGATGGAAGCCTCCGAAAACGGTATAATTGACCTGGATAACGGCACGCTTATCGTCCATGGTGACGTCACATTTGTTCTGGATGGATCCGGTGTCCTGGATCTGGACGACAGTATTCTGGAGCTTTCCGGCTCTCTTGTCGTTGATGCGCCGGTAGAAGCGGTTATCATGACCGACGAGTTCACGGCACGCTTTTTCGGTGATTCCGACCAGTCGGTTTCCGGTTTGGCCGGGCGCCATTACCATGTGCTTGAAATCGACAAGGACGGCGGACATGTAAGCCTTCCCCAGACCCTGACCGTCAACGAGCTCTTTTTTGCCACCCTGGAGAATAACGCCTCGCTGTCGGATGATGGCGGCAACATCCGCATCAGCCACTGGTTCGCTCTGCAGGGGCACGCGGAGAGTTTCGACCTGCAGGGATCTGTAACCCTGCTCGAAGTTCCGGAGCCTGTTGATGATGGCGAGGAAGCCGTTGCGAAACATGTGCCCGGTTCTCACGACACTGCGGACGATCCGCAGGGAGAGCTTCGGTTCGAATACCAGCAGGTGAGTCCGGTTGATGTAGCCTTCGAACTGTTTGTACAGGCGGAAATGGACACCGCTTCGGCAGGCAACGCCGAGCTGTTCACCCTTTCGGAAATCAATGCCGTTGCATCGGGAACCGTACTGTTCTCCGAAGCCGCGCCGGTATTTCTGGTCCGCCAGCAGCCGGAAGGCCCCGCCGGCCAGGTGATTCTCTCCGAATTGACATGGCGGCTGCCTGATGATGATCCGTTCCCGACAGACAGCGAAACAACGCCCGGCGTTCCTGAGGAAATCAGCCTCGAACAAAATTATCCCAACCCGTTTAATCCGGCCACAACCATACGCTATGAATTGCCGGAGCATTCTGATGTGAGACTGGCCGTATATGACCTGCTGGGCCGCCAGGTGGCGTCGCTTGTTCAGGGGCAGCGGGCAGCAGGCCGGCACCAGATCACTTTCGATGCGTCGCATCTTTCAAGCGGTGCCTATATCTACCGGCTGGAGGCGGGCGGACTCACCCTGACCCGTCAGATGATGCTGCTCAAATGA
- a CDS encoding S9 family peptidase, which translates to MKKTSLPKGITFYIAIFALVTVWAGSLQAEPLTPQQLASIQNVGAIQISQDARFILYTRTVPVDPLEDNARNRTELYLIDREDDTHTQIEMESRAGNIAVRPDHGTFSFTSNKEDDDFVTLYELDPVSGDISQVYAHFSNISAYSWHPSGNALSVISMEQLDLPENPLPYEPTFYEENIPNREGYLVDLTADDPEARRIQIDGTIYIMTWSPNGDRLAISETPTPNIDDYYMFQQVKIVDPETAEVTVEIDNAGKLGQITWSPDGSLLALRAGNSIHDPIDGRIMIVSSDGGTPENIYPDFNGKFEQINWTDDGQIRFIASESTARSFGTINPDGSGFERRLGIDSPVLNRFVTSDDGTVVFSVQTPSHPSEVYLLDADNDELVRLTHSNEWLDEVPMGRQVVVSYEARDGRNIEGLLIYPVEETGGPYPTIVMVHGGPEAHYSNGWLTGYSLPGQVAAGRGFATFYPNYRGSTGRGIEFIKSSQSDLAGAEFDDIVDGVDYLIRQGITDADRVGVTGGSYGGYATAWMSTRYSHRFAAGVMFVGISNNISKWGTSDIPEELYLVHSRKRLWDHWQWNLERSPIYHVENAQTPLLIMHGEEDTRVHPAQSLELYRHIKVRKPEVPLRLVWYPDEGHGNVHSTSRFDYNLRMLRWFETFLAEEPVTVKPDSWLDLEALGVQLNQD; encoded by the coding sequence ATGAAAAAAACATCGTTACCAAAAGGAATCACGTTTTATATCGCTATTTTCGCTCTTGTGACAGTATGGGCGGGATCGCTTCAGGCAGAACCCCTCACCCCGCAGCAACTGGCAAGCATCCAAAATGTCGGGGCCATTCAGATATCCCAGGATGCCCGTTTCATCCTCTACACGCGAACGGTTCCGGTCGATCCTCTCGAAGATAATGCAAGGAATCGCACCGAACTCTACCTGATCGACCGGGAGGATGACACGCATACGCAGATCGAAATGGAAAGCCGGGCCGGCAATATCGCTGTCAGGCCGGATCACGGCACTTTCTCCTTCACCAGTAACAAGGAGGATGACGATTTTGTCACACTCTATGAACTTGATCCGGTATCCGGTGATATCAGTCAGGTTTATGCGCATTTCAGCAACATTTCCGCCTATAGCTGGCATCCCTCCGGCAATGCGCTGTCGGTGATTTCCATGGAGCAGCTGGACCTGCCCGAGAATCCGCTTCCTTATGAGCCGACTTTTTATGAGGAGAATATTCCAAACCGGGAAGGGTATCTGGTCGATCTCACTGCCGACGATCCGGAAGCGCGCCGCATTCAGATCGACGGCACCATTTACATCATGACATGGAGCCCGAACGGCGACCGGCTGGCCATCTCGGAAACCCCGACCCCGAATATCGATGACTACTACATGTTTCAACAGGTCAAAATCGTTGATCCGGAAACCGCCGAGGTAACCGTCGAAATCGATAACGCCGGGAAACTGGGGCAGATAACCTGGAGTCCGGACGGCAGCCTGCTGGCCCTTCGCGCCGGAAACAGCATCCACGATCCCATCGACGGACGCATTATGATCGTATCAAGCGATGGCGGCACCCCCGAAAACATCTACCCGGATTTCAATGGAAAATTCGAGCAGATCAACTGGACGGATGACGGCCAGATCCGATTTATCGCCAGTGAAAGCACCGCCCGTTCATTCGGTACCATTAACCCCGATGGCTCCGGCTTTGAGCGCCGGCTCGGCATCGACAGTCCCGTATTGAACCGTTTTGTGACTTCCGATGACGGTACGGTTGTTTTTTCTGTCCAGACTCCGTCCCATCCCTCTGAAGTGTACCTTCTTGATGCCGATAACGACGAACTTGTACGCCTGACCCATTCCAACGAGTGGCTGGATGAAGTTCCCATGGGCCGCCAGGTAGTTGTCAGCTATGAGGCGAGAGACGGCCGTAACATCGAAGGCCTGCTGATTTACCCGGTAGAAGAGACCGGCGGACCCTATCCCACGATTGTGATGGTGCACGGCGGACCCGAAGCGCATTACAGCAATGGCTGGCTTACCGGCTATTCCCTGCCCGGCCAGGTGGCCGCCGGCCGCGGATTCGCTACGTTCTATCCCAACTACCGGGGCAGCACGGGGCGCGGAATCGAATTTATCAAATCCAGCCAAAGTGACCTTGCCGGCGCCGAATTTGATGATATTGTGGATGGCGTCGATTACCTGATCAGACAGGGAATTACCGATGCCGATCGCGTGGGTGTCACCGGCGGCTCCTACGGCGGATATGCCACCGCATGGATGTCGACCCGCTATTCCCACCGCTTTGCGGCCGGGGTCATGTTTGTCGGCATCAGTAACAACATCTCCAAATGGGGCACCAGCGACATCCCCGAAGAGCTCTATCTGGTTCATTCCCGCAAACGCCTCTGGGATCACTGGCAGTGGAACCTGGAACGGAGTCCGATTTATCATGTAGAAAACGCGCAAACACCGCTCCTCATCATGCATGGCGAAGAGGATACCCGCGTACACCCCGCCCAGTCGCTGGAGTTGTACCGCCATATCAAGGTTCGCAAGCCGGAAGTGCCGCTTCGCCTGGTCTGGTATCCCGATGAAGGACACGGCAACGTGCACTCTACTTCCCGCTTTGATTACAACCTGAGGATGCTTCGCTGGTTCGAAACCTTCCTGGCTGAAGAACCCGTAACTGTAAAACCGGACTCCTGGCTCGATCTTGAAGCGCTGGGTGTTCAACTCAACCAGGACTGA
- a CDS encoding response regulator transcription factor, producing the protein MINVGIIEDNRYMRDGWETFIALEDDLNVVGSYGSCEEAFASEDMKRIDLMIMDIGLPGMSGIEGVRNIREHYPKMVMIMATIFDDDQHVFDALKAGAMGYLMKKVSPEELVDAIRDAWRGGSPITPNIARKVIQTFHQGSSDETLTRREHQILEKLATGCSYSAIGKEIFLSVDGVRYHIRNIYQKLQVHSRSEAIAKGISKKLINPDNME; encoded by the coding sequence GTGATAAACGTTGGAATCATTGAAGACAACCGCTACATGCGGGACGGTTGGGAGACATTCATAGCCCTCGAAGACGACCTGAACGTGGTCGGCAGCTACGGATCCTGCGAGGAGGCGTTCGCCTCCGAAGATATGAAGCGCATCGATCTGATGATCATGGACATCGGACTTCCAGGAATGAGCGGTATCGAAGGGGTTCGGAACATCAGGGAACACTACCCAAAAATGGTGATGATCATGGCCACCATTTTTGATGACGACCAGCATGTTTTTGATGCCCTGAAAGCGGGTGCCATGGGGTACCTCATGAAGAAAGTGAGTCCGGAAGAACTCGTCGACGCCATCCGAGACGCCTGGAGGGGCGGATCACCCATCACCCCGAATATCGCACGCAAGGTGATTCAGACCTTTCACCAGGGCAGCTCGGATGAAACACTGACCAGACGCGAGCACCAGATACTCGAAAAGCTGGCAACCGGCTGCTCTTACAGCGCTATCGGTAAAGAGATTTTTCTCTCTGTGGATGGTGTGCGATACCACATCCGCAACATCTACCAGAAACTGCAAGTGCATTCCCGTTCCGAAGCTATCGCCAAAGGAATTTCCAAAAAGTTAATAAATCCGGACAACATGGAATAG